One genomic segment of Brevibacillus laterosporus LMG 15441 includes these proteins:
- a CDS encoding redox-sensing transcriptional repressor Rex, protein MGKVPKISEAVVRRLPIYLRYLTNLQELQVKTVSSQQMGKTMDINPAQIRKDLSAFGDFGKKGIGYDVDYLIEKIRHILKLDQVIHVALVGAGNLGQAISNYNVYLKDNMKIVSIFDADPQKIGKDLGGLVIEPIDKMEDIIKEKQIRMAIITTPASAAQEVANKLIEAGIEAILNFAPTTIRTEKEVKIDHNDLTSSLQSLAYYLN, encoded by the coding sequence ATGGGGAAAGTACCAAAAATTTCTGAAGCGGTCGTTCGCCGTCTGCCGATCTATTTGCGATATTTAACAAATCTACAGGAACTACAGGTAAAAACGGTGTCTTCCCAACAGATGGGCAAAACAATGGATATTAATCCAGCCCAAATTCGAAAGGACCTGTCTGCATTTGGTGACTTTGGCAAAAAAGGCATTGGCTATGACGTAGATTACTTGATTGAAAAGATTCGTCATATCTTGAAATTGGACCAAGTGATCCATGTAGCGTTGGTGGGGGCCGGTAATCTAGGTCAAGCGATTTCCAATTACAATGTGTATTTAAAAGATAACATGAAAATTGTTTCCATTTTTGATGCCGACCCGCAAAAAATAGGTAAGGATTTAGGTGGATTGGTCATTGAACCGATTGATAAAATGGAAGATATCATCAAGGAAAAACAAATTCGGATGGCGATAATTACGACGCCAGCCTCCGCCGCACAGGAAGTGGCAAATAAATTGATCGAAGCTGGAATAGAAGCGATCCTCAATTTTGCTCCAACAACCATTCGCACCGAAAAAGAAGTAAAAATTGATCATAACGATTTGACTTCCAGCTTGCAAAGCTTAGCGTATTATTTAAACTAA
- the panB gene encoding 3-methyl-2-oxobutanoate hydroxymethyltransferase, giving the protein MSDVQEKKPITTSKLRQMKQNKEPITMLTAYDYPSAKLAEEAGIDILLVGDSLGMVVLGYESTVSVTMDDMVHHTKAVTRAAKTAFVVADMPFLTCHGSVEEAIHHAGRLIQEGNAKAVKIEGGEEILPIVKRCTKAGIPVMGHLGLTPQSVHQLGGYKVQGKDLESAKQLITDAKALEEAGAFGIVLECVPAEVTAKVAEAVEIPVIGIGAGVQCDGQVLVFHDVLSYASNLTPKFVKSYAQIGDMIQSAISQYVIEVRSRQFPEQRHSFAASEETIQQLYGEEVRV; this is encoded by the coding sequence GTGTCTGATGTGCAGGAAAAAAAACCGATAACGACGTCCAAGCTACGTCAAATGAAGCAGAACAAAGAGCCAATTACTATGCTTACGGCCTACGATTATCCCTCTGCAAAATTGGCAGAAGAAGCGGGAATAGACATCCTGCTAGTAGGGGATTCGCTAGGAATGGTTGTGCTAGGCTATGAATCTACGGTGTCTGTTACCATGGATGACATGGTTCATCACACAAAAGCTGTTACACGCGCAGCAAAAACAGCCTTTGTTGTAGCGGACATGCCTTTTTTGACATGCCATGGCTCTGTAGAAGAAGCCATTCATCATGCAGGCCGGTTAATTCAGGAAGGAAATGCAAAAGCCGTGAAGATTGAAGGGGGAGAAGAAATTCTTCCTATTGTCAAAAGATGCACAAAGGCTGGAATTCCTGTTATGGGTCATTTAGGGCTAACGCCACAGTCTGTCCATCAATTAGGTGGATATAAAGTACAAGGTAAGGATCTAGAATCTGCTAAGCAATTAATCACGGATGCGAAGGCATTAGAAGAGGCTGGAGCATTTGGAATAGTTTTGGAATGCGTACCAGCAGAAGTAACTGCAAAAGTTGCGGAAGCTGTGGAAATCCCTGTTATTGGTATTGGAGCTGGGGTACAATGCGATGGACAGGTTCTAGTGTTCCATGATGTACTTTCTTATGCTTCCAATTTAACGCCTAAATTTGTGAAATCATACGCCCAGATCGGTGACATGATTCAGTCAGCGATTTCTCAATACGTAATAGAAGTAAGAAGCAGACAATTCCCTGAACAACGCCATTCTTTTGCTGCATCCGAAGAAACGATTCAGCAATTATATGGAGAAGAGGTACGAGTATGA
- the dinG gene encoding ATP-dependent DNA helicase DinG yields the protein MKQFIVVDFETTGNQPRRGDSIIQIGAVVVENGQIIESYSTFVKPDKPIPPFITQLTGITDEMVSDAPSIEEVLPDLLRLLDGRTFVAHNAAFDLNFLQEALLSQGYYPFDGPILDTVELARVLLPMQSGYRLVELASDFDIQHENPHQADSDAIATAHLLLRLLDILYKLPLITIQGLQMMISSFRFDVATLLREIEMEKLMHSFPIDEAGSFITASSAPEETSNYDIYRNLGLKRRKKWTEKQSEQPPIHFSFEPFFERMVALDGDGLALHHEHYEKRESQEAMMHAVYQAFTDQKHLLVEAGTGTGKSLGYLLPGILWARMHKQQVIVSTHTIHLQDQLFGKDIPLLQKALPFSFRAAQLKGRGNYLCLRKFEQSIESQEGATQDIQLAKAQILTWLTETTTGDVEELSLSPSGQSFWQSVRSDTASCLNRECPWFSRCFYFQAKQQAKEADVIIVNHALLIGDIDKENGVLPSFEVAIIDEAHQLDEVASQHFGTQLSSVELFQLVEQLGTEGEKQMLLLLANELKMWQPAEKARIEQHLQQIRIEQQMLKEAVTNWLQLFYHWGSERGMDTGESQRATLRYKTEDFKKKYKKLAKSSDLILQKLGNVAKEIEQLLRILPSSNGEAPYSLQRLQTDAAGLVEEISQVAVKLHFLLVEEQDEYVSWMEIETRTSRKQLFFFKTPLDIADTLRTTLLEPKRSIIMTSATLTVKNRFTYFMERMGFANLPEERVETLSLPSPFDYAQQGLILIPSDFPSVNKEGEQRFVEAVIAGCVDAVRASEGRTMILFTSYSMLRTVYEGMKSLLEGEEFELLGHGVDSSNRSKLVRRFQTGTKTVLLGTNSFWEGVDIPGNVLSCLIIVRLPFQPPNQPLLEGRSERLKAEKKNPFMTLSLPHAVIRFKQGVGRLIRQQTDSGVVIVFDTRIIESKYGRMFLQSLPPYQVETGPWTTLRERIAPFLQ from the coding sequence ATGAAGCAGTTCATCGTCGTAGATTTTGAAACTACGGGTAATCAGCCACGGCGGGGAGATTCCATCATACAAATCGGAGCTGTCGTGGTCGAGAATGGACAAATAATAGAAAGTTACTCCACATTTGTAAAACCAGATAAACCAATCCCGCCATTTATTACTCAGTTGACGGGAATAACCGATGAGATGGTCAGTGACGCACCTTCTATTGAAGAAGTGCTTCCTGATTTATTGCGCCTTTTAGATGGGCGTACGTTTGTGGCACATAATGCAGCGTTTGACTTGAATTTTTTACAAGAAGCCCTGCTAAGTCAGGGCTATTATCCATTTGATGGGCCTATTTTGGATACAGTGGAATTAGCACGGGTATTATTGCCCATGCAAAGTGGCTATCGGCTAGTAGAGCTAGCATCTGATTTTGATATTCAGCATGAAAATCCACACCAGGCAGACAGTGACGCTATTGCTACTGCACACTTATTGTTACGATTGTTAGATATCCTGTATAAGCTTCCTCTTATTACAATTCAAGGATTGCAGATGATGATCTCTTCTTTCCGTTTTGATGTAGCGACCTTACTACGAGAAATTGAGATGGAGAAGCTCATGCACAGTTTTCCGATAGACGAAGCAGGCTCTTTTATAACTGCATCTTCTGCACCTGAGGAAACAAGCAATTATGATATCTATCGAAATCTTGGATTAAAACGACGAAAGAAATGGACGGAGAAGCAATCCGAACAGCCACCGATCCATTTTTCTTTTGAACCATTTTTCGAACGTATGGTTGCATTAGATGGCGACGGGCTCGCACTTCATCATGAACACTATGAGAAACGTGAGTCACAGGAAGCGATGATGCATGCTGTATACCAAGCTTTTACTGATCAGAAGCATTTGTTAGTAGAAGCGGGTACAGGAACAGGAAAATCGTTGGGTTATTTGTTGCCAGGTATCCTATGGGCACGTATGCACAAACAGCAAGTAATCGTGAGTACGCATACCATTCATTTACAGGATCAGCTTTTTGGCAAAGATATTCCTCTATTACAAAAAGCATTACCATTTTCCTTTCGAGCTGCTCAATTGAAGGGCCGAGGAAATTACCTGTGCTTGCGAAAATTTGAACAAAGCATAGAGAGCCAGGAGGGGGCCACACAGGATATACAGCTAGCCAAAGCACAGATTTTAACATGGCTGACCGAAACGACTACAGGTGATGTAGAGGAGCTTAGTTTAAGTCCGAGTGGGCAGTCCTTTTGGCAATCAGTCAGAAGTGACACAGCCTCCTGTCTAAATCGAGAGTGTCCGTGGTTTAGCCGCTGTTTTTACTTCCAAGCGAAGCAGCAAGCAAAAGAGGCTGATGTGATTATTGTTAACCATGCCTTATTAATTGGTGATATTGATAAGGAGAATGGTGTATTGCCATCATTTGAGGTTGCAATTATTGATGAAGCGCATCAGCTTGATGAAGTAGCAAGTCAACATTTTGGGACACAGCTCTCCAGCGTAGAATTGTTTCAATTGGTAGAGCAGCTTGGAACAGAAGGAGAAAAGCAAATGCTACTCCTGCTAGCCAATGAGTTGAAAATGTGGCAACCAGCTGAAAAGGCAAGAATAGAACAGCACCTACAACAAATTAGGATTGAGCAGCAAATGCTAAAAGAGGCTGTTACGAACTGGCTACAACTCTTTTATCATTGGGGTTCTGAACGGGGTATGGATACAGGGGAATCTCAAAGAGCTACACTTCGATATAAAACAGAAGACTTTAAGAAAAAATATAAGAAGCTTGCAAAATCCAGCGATCTCATTTTACAAAAGTTAGGGAATGTAGCCAAGGAAATTGAACAACTGTTACGTATTCTGCCATCTTCTAATGGGGAAGCTCCGTACTCCTTACAGCGGTTGCAAACGGATGCAGCTGGTTTAGTAGAAGAAATCAGTCAAGTGGCTGTAAAGCTTCATTTTTTGTTAGTAGAAGAGCAGGATGAGTATGTAAGCTGGATGGAAATAGAAACAAGAACATCCCGCAAACAACTCTTTTTCTTTAAAACGCCACTAGATATAGCTGATACCTTGCGTACAACTTTACTGGAGCCAAAACGCAGTATTATTATGACCTCAGCGACACTGACAGTGAAGAATAGGTTTACTTACTTTATGGAGCGAATGGGTTTTGCTAATCTTCCAGAAGAACGGGTCGAAACACTCTCACTCCCATCGCCCTTTGACTATGCGCAACAAGGACTCATCCTGATTCCCTCCGATTTCCCTTCTGTAAACAAGGAAGGAGAACAGCGGTTTGTTGAAGCCGTAATTGCTGGCTGCGTTGATGCTGTTCGGGCAAGTGAGGGGCGGACAATGATTTTATTTACCTCATATAGCATGCTTAGAACTGTTTATGAAGGAATGAAGAGCTTACTCGAAGGTGAAGAGTTTGAACTATTAGGCCATGGAGTAGATTCAAGTAATAGAAGCAAGTTGGTACGTCGCTTTCAAACCGGGACAAAAACAGTGCTTCTGGGTACGAATAGCTTCTGGGAGGGTGTAGATATACCTGGAAATGTACTGAGCTGTCTGATCATTGTTCGTCTCCCTTTTCAACCGCCCAACCAACCACTTTTAGAAGGACGTTCGGAGCGGCTGAAGGCCGAGAAAAAGAATCCTTTTATGACGCTTTCCTTGCCCCATGCAGTTATTCGTTTTAAGCAGGGAGTGGGTCGATTAATACGTCAACAGACAGACAGCGGTGTTGTAATTGTATTTGATACACGCATCATTGAATCTAAATATGGTCGTATGTTTTTGCAATCTTTGCCGCCTTATCAGGTAGAGACTGGTCCATGGACTACATTACGTGAGCGAATAGCTCCTTTTTTACAATAA
- a CDS encoding tetratricopeptide repeat protein, giving the protein MFIEDWFEELRQKVDRIEKEWATASTEKQEHLIRQLKQLRTCSDQVIDLWLKYEEKLNEAIRMIKQTSKIPASATESLVKEYDKLSEAKQPLEFSTLLEDEQPQMELHKELYEKAEGFYHLRLYEQAKQHFASFLEQAPDWESGRLYYAYSLYYCCDYELALKEFRLLTRTAVSPNVVSISFNALGCMYVQEQKWLEAIQAFEMAISVRPQYTESRYNLAICYLEQGDTEKTMKLCEQLLAENDQDWQVEVLYLRAVRQLFARYPQKDIERMLKMYDPNRNLDSPTLWELAMLAEQAGFYRHALSCYQFLLERQPLDAGLWHAIAWNKWLLDGPKQAMPALKKALTLAPEHPDYLFSYGWMQLATGEITSARIAFTKILNATENHHLGLLGLIYAHEGEGAYDQAKDIATTLIQKQDQYSQMLGHYQLGKLSLQQGNQIEASQYLEKARSYSDVVPEVNQWWERCKNTKDHVQVTTNQTAGISTSTAEW; this is encoded by the coding sequence GTGTTTATTGAGGATTGGTTTGAGGAGTTACGTCAAAAAGTAGATCGTATTGAAAAAGAATGGGCAACAGCTTCTACAGAAAAGCAGGAACACCTGATACGACAACTAAAACAACTCCGAACATGCAGTGATCAGGTGATTGATCTGTGGTTAAAATATGAAGAAAAGCTAAATGAAGCAATTCGGATGATAAAGCAAACGAGTAAGATACCCGCATCCGCTACAGAAAGCTTGGTAAAAGAATATGATAAGCTGTCGGAAGCAAAGCAGCCACTTGAATTCTCTACACTTCTTGAGGATGAACAGCCACAAATGGAACTACACAAGGAGCTATACGAAAAGGCAGAAGGATTTTATCATCTGCGGTTATATGAACAAGCTAAACAACACTTTGCTTCTTTCTTAGAACAAGCGCCTGATTGGGAAAGTGGACGCCTTTATTATGCCTACAGCCTATATTATTGTTGTGATTATGAACTCGCTCTAAAAGAATTTCGATTGTTGACACGAACGGCTGTTTCCCCTAATGTTGTTTCCATCAGTTTCAATGCCTTAGGGTGTATGTATGTACAAGAGCAAAAATGGCTAGAGGCCATACAGGCATTTGAAATGGCAATATCTGTCCGTCCTCAGTACACGGAGAGTAGATACAACCTGGCCATCTGTTATTTGGAGCAGGGAGACACGGAAAAAACAATGAAATTATGTGAACAGCTATTAGCCGAGAATGATCAGGATTGGCAAGTGGAAGTGCTCTATTTACGTGCTGTTCGTCAGCTATTTGCTCGATATCCACAAAAAGATATAGAGCGAATGCTGAAAATGTACGATCCGAATCGAAATCTTGATTCGCCAACCTTATGGGAATTGGCTATGCTAGCAGAACAAGCTGGGTTTTATAGGCATGCGCTCAGTTGCTACCAATTCCTTTTGGAACGTCAACCATTAGATGCTGGACTTTGGCATGCGATTGCTTGGAATAAGTGGCTGTTAGATGGTCCTAAGCAAGCGATGCCTGCTTTAAAAAAAGCACTTACACTGGCACCTGAGCATCCAGATTACTTATTTTCATACGGTTGGATGCAGCTCGCAACAGGTGAGATTACTTCAGCTCGGATCGCCTTTACAAAAATATTAAACGCCACAGAAAATCATCATCTTGGCCTACTGGGATTAATTTATGCCCATGAGGGAGAAGGAGCTTATGATCAAGCCAAGGATATAGCCACTACTCTCATTCAAAAACAGGATCAGTACTCACAGATGCTAGGGCATTATCAACTGGGAAAATTATCTCTTCAACAGGGAAACCAAATCGAGGCAAGTCAATATCTGGAGAAAGCACGCTCTTACAGCGATGTTGTCCCAGAGGTCAATCAATGGTGGGAGAGATGTAAGAACACAAAGGACCATGTGCAGGTTACTACTAATCAAACAGCAGGAATTTCGACATCTACTGCCGAATGGTAA
- a CDS encoding ComEC/Rec2 family competence protein, giving the protein MTTKRHNLCLVICIGMMIFALSQTVEASRPIAIAHQQQHIEDPDAVEQEEDFVGLTTTFFSLPEGESTLIRFPSGKTMLIDTGSEKDTEKLVSLLLERHVTKVDYLLLTNDLPTHIGGYDKLAEKIQFDKIYMPKLTAFVIHSNIHISREKQVVYVKEKDQLLDGKDVVITFLHPSENLFLSPQDNSLVFCLTQGELQFLFTSAINEKAEERLFAKYPSLLPAEILKVAAQGSNQASIQSFLTKVDPQIAVVQTGIVREQWKDSMREVVERLEESWADTYVTSRDGSITILSNGQDYKVLKAVKTSTRDRQRS; this is encoded by the coding sequence ATGACTACAAAACGACATAACCTATGTCTAGTTATTTGTATAGGCATGATGATCTTTGCATTATCCCAAACCGTTGAAGCAAGCCGCCCCATTGCGATAGCACATCAGCAACAGCATATTGAGGACCCCGATGCTGTTGAACAGGAGGAAGATTTTGTTGGACTTACCACTACTTTTTTCTCTTTACCAGAAGGAGAAAGTACGCTCATTCGCTTCCCTTCTGGTAAAACGATGCTAATTGATACAGGGAGCGAAAAAGATACGGAAAAATTGGTTTCCTTGCTACTTGAGCGCCATGTTACAAAAGTGGATTATCTGTTATTGACAAACGATTTACCTACTCATATTGGCGGCTATGATAAGCTTGCGGAGAAAATTCAATTTGATAAGATTTACATGCCAAAATTGACAGCCTTCGTAATTCACAGTAATATCCATATATCTAGGGAAAAGCAAGTTGTGTATGTAAAGGAAAAGGATCAATTACTGGATGGGAAAGATGTGGTGATCACATTTTTACATCCCAGCGAGAACCTGTTTTTATCACCACAGGATAATTCGCTTGTGTTTTGTCTGACCCAAGGAGAGCTCCAGTTTTTGTTCACCAGTGCCATCAATGAAAAAGCAGAGGAGCGTTTGTTTGCTAAATACCCTTCTTTACTGCCGGCTGAAATCTTAAAGGTTGCGGCACAAGGCAGCAATCAGGCTTCTATTCAATCCTTCTTAACTAAGGTTGATCCCCAGATTGCTGTTGTGCAGACCGGTATTGTGCGTGAGCAATGGAAAGACTCCATGCGTGAGGTGGTGGAGCGTTTGGAGGAATCATGGGCAGATACGTATGTGACTAGCCGGGATGGGTCAATTACCATTCTCTCTAACGGACAAGATTATAAGGTTTTAAAGGCAGTCAAGACCTCTACACGTGATAGACAACGAAGTTAG
- the panC gene encoding pantoate--beta-alanine ligase, which produces MITISTIKELREALSVHKRAGKTIGFVPTMGYLHDGHLSLVERAKSETDVVVMSIFVNPLQFGPNEDYSVYPRDLARDQKLAESAGVHYLFTPSVEEMYPRPMLTNISVHNITEALCGLSRPGHFDGVATVVNKLFNIVGPHKAFFGQKDAQQVAVIEQMVYDLQIPVQIVPCPIHREKDGLAMSSRNVFLSEEERSQALILSRSLTRAEQMIANHQRDVDVICNEVRNLIQSQPLAEIDYVELKRYPEMSDIEFVKTGDRILFALAVKFGRVRLIDNVILTVMD; this is translated from the coding sequence ATGATCACGATTAGCACCATCAAAGAACTACGTGAAGCGCTTTCTGTGCATAAAAGAGCAGGGAAAACAATCGGATTTGTACCAACGATGGGTTACTTGCATGATGGGCACCTCAGCTTAGTAGAGCGGGCAAAAAGCGAAACAGATGTGGTGGTCATGAGCATTTTTGTTAACCCGTTACAATTTGGTCCAAATGAAGACTATTCCGTTTACCCGCGAGATTTAGCACGCGATCAGAAATTGGCAGAGAGTGCGGGAGTACACTATTTATTTACTCCTTCTGTAGAGGAAATGTACCCCCGTCCTATGCTGACGAATATTTCTGTTCATAACATTACGGAAGCCTTGTGTGGTTTGTCGCGACCGGGACATTTTGATGGAGTGGCGACAGTGGTCAATAAGCTTTTTAATATTGTAGGCCCCCATAAAGCATTCTTTGGCCAAAAAGATGCACAGCAGGTAGCTGTTATTGAACAAATGGTTTATGATTTACAAATCCCTGTTCAGATTGTCCCATGCCCTATTCATCGCGAAAAAGACGGGCTGGCAATGAGCTCACGAAATGTCTTTCTTTCAGAGGAAGAGCGATCTCAGGCATTAATTCTCTCCAGAAGCTTGACTCGTGCCGAACAGATGATTGCGAATCATCAAAGAGATGTAGACGTTATTTGTAACGAAGTACGTAATCTCATCCAAAGTCAGCCTTTAGCAGAAATAGATTATGTAGAATTGAAACGTTATCCTGAAATGAGCGATATCGAATTTGTAAAAACAGGAGATAGAATTTTATTTGCACTTGCAGTAAAATTTGGTCGTGTCCGTTTAATAGATAACGTAATTCTTACGGTGATGGATTAA
- the panD gene encoding aspartate 1-decarboxylase, producing the protein MFRTMMTAKIHRATVTEANLNYVGSITIDKEILDALDLLPNEKVQIVNNNNGARLETYIIEGEPGSGVICLNGAAARLVQPGDVVIIIAYAMMTDEQARKHKPKVAIMDEHNKIAQLLAEEVHATIL; encoded by the coding sequence ATGTTTCGTACAATGATGACTGCTAAAATTCACCGTGCTACCGTTACGGAAGCAAATTTAAATTATGTAGGTAGCATAACTATTGATAAAGAAATTTTAGACGCACTTGATTTACTGCCAAATGAGAAAGTGCAGATCGTAAATAACAACAATGGTGCGCGTTTAGAGACCTATATTATCGAAGGTGAACCAGGCAGTGGCGTTATTTGTTTAAATGGAGCAGCAGCAAGGCTTGTCCAACCAGGGGATGTGGTTATTATAATTGCTTATGCGATGATGACAGATGAACAGGCACGCAAGCATAAGCCTAAGGTTGCCATTATGGACGAGCATAATAAAATCGCTCAATTATTAGCGGAAGAAGTTCACGCTACTATTTTATAG
- a CDS encoding CCA tRNA nucleotidyltransferase, with amino-acid sequence MKEEAKKVLKKLEEHGYEAYFVGGCVRDWLLHRPVHDIDICTNAHPGDIMKLFPDHIPTGLQHGTVTVKQDGYLFEVTTFRTEGVYEDFRRPSEVTYVNEVVEDLARRDFTINAMAMKYNKELIDPFFGLEDVNDHVIRAVGDANRRFQEDALRLIRGVRFASQLGFQIEDETRKAMRDNAPLLIHIAVERVREECNKLIDSRHPDKGFQFAKQTKIFQSIPLLQQLFDQSTMHLWRLQTVESVIHKWVVLLFAADFSWEQSRELCRYLKMSRKEEETITFLMQQLMLLQPLWDQCQSIDWTRLIMKHGLERCYDLEKVLDVLWWNDLSNKKNTLQATLDKMAVKTLKELAVDGSEIRKLSDQKQGPWIQKTLEYLWERTVTGELANVSEALLIAAKDFIHGEMEHPANEMKK; translated from the coding sequence ATGAAAGAAGAGGCGAAAAAGGTACTTAAAAAATTGGAAGAACACGGATACGAGGCTTATTTTGTCGGTGGTTGCGTCCGTGATTGGCTTCTTCACCGTCCTGTTCATGATATAGATATATGTACAAATGCCCATCCAGGAGACATTATGAAGCTGTTCCCCGACCATATTCCTACAGGATTACAGCATGGAACAGTTACTGTTAAGCAGGATGGCTATTTATTTGAAGTGACTACCTTTCGAACTGAGGGAGTATATGAAGATTTTCGTCGACCAAGCGAAGTCACATACGTAAACGAAGTAGTAGAGGATTTGGCCCGTCGTGATTTTACAATTAATGCAATGGCGATGAAATATAATAAAGAATTAATTGATCCTTTTTTTGGATTAGAGGATGTAAATGATCATGTAATCCGAGCAGTAGGTGATGCTAATCGCAGATTTCAGGAGGATGCATTACGACTGATTCGGGGAGTTCGTTTCGCTTCTCAGCTAGGCTTCCAGATAGAGGATGAAACAAGAAAAGCTATGAGGGATAATGCTCCATTGCTGATCCACATTGCGGTTGAGAGGGTCCGCGAAGAATGCAATAAACTCATTGATAGCAGGCATCCTGATAAAGGCTTTCAATTTGCGAAACAAACAAAGATATTTCAGTCCATCCCTTTGTTACAACAATTATTTGATCAATCGACAATGCATTTATGGCGATTACAAACAGTGGAGAGCGTTATCCATAAATGGGTAGTGTTACTTTTTGCGGCAGACTTCAGTTGGGAGCAGTCGCGTGAATTATGCCGATATTTAAAGATGTCCCGGAAAGAGGAAGAAACCATTACGTTTCTCATGCAACAGCTAATGCTCCTTCAGCCATTATGGGATCAATGTCAATCTATAGACTGGACCCGATTGATTATGAAGCATGGTCTAGAGCGATGCTATGACTTGGAAAAAGTGTTGGATGTCCTATGGTGGAACGATCTCTCAAATAAGAAGAATACACTTCAAGCTACTTTAGATAAGATGGCAGTAAAAACCTTGAAGGAATTAGCGGTAGATGGATCGGAAATCAGAAAGCTGAGTGATCAAAAACAAGGCCCTTGGATACAGAAAACCCTAGAATATCTCTGGGAGCGTACAGTAACTGGAGAACTTGCTAACGTATCAGAGGCCTTGCTGATAGCGGCTAAAGATTTTATACATGGTGAGATGGAACATCCTGCAAATGAAATGAAAAAATGA
- a CDS encoding biotin--[acetyl-CoA-carboxylase] ligase gives MNIKQEILRAFRNHPHEFISGEYISQICNCTRAAVWKHIEELRQEGYEFEAVRKSGYRLVSSPDSLSAEEILSAMHTERIGKNIIAYETVATTQALAHELASKGAPEGTLVVADQQTGGKGRLGRVWNSPKGTGIWMSLVLRPVIPIGRAPQMTLLTAVAMARAIQEFQISVKIKWPNDIFVNGKKVCGILTELHAEADRVNYLIIGIGINVNNQESDFDPALQEVATSLRIALGEPIKRSQFIQVFCRIFEQLYLAYLSEGFGQIKVEWEALSMSLHRRVTVRTLQAELEGEATGLNEEGVLLLRDDEGVMHKVYSADIEYGDT, from the coding sequence ATGAATATTAAGCAGGAAATATTACGCGCTTTTCGTAATCATCCACATGAATTTATTTCGGGTGAATATATAAGTCAAATTTGTAATTGTACGCGAGCAGCAGTATGGAAACATATTGAAGAGCTGCGTCAAGAGGGATATGAGTTTGAAGCAGTACGCAAATCAGGGTATCGACTTGTTTCCTCACCAGATTCATTATCGGCAGAAGAGATTTTGTCTGCCATGCATACAGAACGTATTGGAAAAAATATAATTGCCTACGAAACGGTTGCAACAACACAGGCATTAGCCCATGAATTAGCTTCTAAGGGAGCGCCTGAAGGAACCCTAGTGGTAGCAGATCAGCAAACTGGCGGAAAAGGTCGGTTGGGTCGGGTGTGGAATTCACCAAAAGGGACAGGAATATGGATGAGCTTAGTGTTGCGTCCGGTTATCCCGATTGGGCGTGCTCCCCAAATGACGTTGCTAACAGCGGTTGCTATGGCGAGAGCGATCCAAGAGTTCCAAATCTCGGTTAAAATAAAATGGCCTAATGATATTTTTGTAAACGGCAAAAAAGTATGTGGAATTTTAACAGAGCTACATGCAGAGGCTGATCGTGTCAATTATTTAATTATTGGGATTGGCATTAATGTGAATAATCAAGAGTCAGATTTTGATCCGGCTCTGCAAGAGGTTGCGACCTCATTACGTATAGCATTAGGTGAGCCAATAAAGAGATCTCAATTCATTCAAGTATTTTGCCGTATATTTGAACAACTCTACCTGGCATATCTAAGCGAGGGATTTGGTCAAATCAAGGTCGAATGGGAAGCTTTGTCAATGTCCTTACATCGTCGTGTTACAGTCCGGACTCTGCAAGCAGAATTGGAAGGGGAAGCGACAGGGTTAAATGAAGAGGGAGTGCTCTTATTACGCGATGATGAGGGAGTCATGCACAAGGTATATTCTGCTGATATTGAGTATGGCGATACCTAG